TCGAACCCCCGACCACCTGATTACAAGTCAGGCGCTCTACCAGGCTGAGCCACCGAGGCATTTTGTTCGCAAACTGAATAATGATATACTACTATATAAACTTTTTGGTTTCATATATTTTAATATTTGATTATAAAAATTAAAAATAATATATGATATATTTAGTGAATTACTCCCCCCTTACGGAAGGGGCTTCCTGACTCATAGGGGATTCTAACATCCCCTCCGCAGGCACAACGGACTCTCCCAGCCCTGACTTAATATAGTTTTAGAAGACTTAAACAAAGATGGTTATAAAATAATTTATCATCTGAGCAGCACTCTCAGCCTTCTCAGACGATAATGGAGTAGGTATCTCTATAATTACATGGTCATATATAGTAATACCACCATATAAATGTTTTGCCCGCATTTCCGAGCGAAGCGAAGGAAATATATGAAAACCAAAAGTTTTTATCATAATTCATCCCCTCTCTTACGGAAGGGGACTTCTTATGAAATAAATTAAAATTAAATTCCTCTCTTTGCAAGGAGCTCCTTTTCAGGAATTGCATCAACATTAATTCCAACCATGGCTTCTCCAAGATTTTTACTTACTTCTGCTATTACATCTGGCTTATCATAGTTGTATGTAGCTTCAACAATTGCCCTAGCTCTTTCCTCTGGGTTTCCTGATTTAAATATTCCAGAACCTACAAATACACCATCACAGCCCAACTGCATCATTAAAGCCGCATCTGCTGGTGTTGCAATACCTCCTGCTGCAAAATTAACTACTGGAAGTCTTTTTAATTCTGCTACTTCATACACTAAATCCATAGGCACTTTTAATTCATTTCTTGCCATTTGAACAAGCTCTCTATCGCATCCCATTTCATAGTATCCAACTACTTTTGCAATACCTTCATTTACGGCCCTCATATGTTTTACAGCTTCAATTACATCTCCTGTTCCAGCTTCTCCTTTTGTTCTTATCATTGCAGCTCCTTCGTCGATTCTTCTTAAAGCTTCTCCGAGATTTCTTGCACCGCATACAAATGGAATATCAAAAGCATTTTTGTCTATATGGTGAATTTCGTCAGCTGGTGTTAATACCTCACTTTCATCAACCATATCTATACCAAGGGATTCTAATGCCTGAGCTTCAACAAAATGACCAATTCTAGCCTTTGCCATAACTGGAATTGAAACTTCGTCTTTTATTTCTAAAATCATTTCAGGGTCGGACATTCTTGAAACTCCGCCTTCTGCTCTAATATCGGCTGGAACTCTTTCCAAAGCCATTACAGCTGCTGCCCCTGCATCTTCTGCTATTCTTGCTTGTTCTGGATTTGTAACATCCATTACAACACCATGTTTTACCATTTTTGCAAATCCTCTTTTTAATAATTCTGTTCCAATTTTTTTCATAATTATGCCTCTTTATTATTTTTTTAAATTTTATAGTATTTTATGGCGGTGTGTTAGAAAAGTCTGCTAGAAAAGTCAAATATAGGATAAATGTAAAATATTTGTTAAATATATTTTATGAATTATAAAACTTTATTCTATAAATAGCCCCTAACACACAGCATATAAACACACCTTATTAATTATGACTTTTAATATGTTTTTAATATATTTTTTATATATTTAATATTATCGAAAATTAATATTCATTATGCCATCCATTTTTACCTATGAGTGGAACAAATGCAACAGCACCCAAATTTTTTTTAATTATATTTCCATTCTTTTTTTCCAATAATATTAAATCTTGAATATATAGACCAACAGGTGCCACCAATTTTCCCCCTTTTTTCAACTGTTCAATTAATGAGTTAGGTATGTCGGGTCCCGATGCAGTCAGATATATTTTATCATATGGTGCAAACTCGGAGCTCCCCAAAGTTCCATTACCACAAATTACCTTAACATTTGTATATCCCAGTTTTTTTAATGTACTTTCAGCTTTTTCGGCAAGTTCTGGAATTCTTTCTATTGTAATTACCTGCCCATTTTTTCCGACAATTTCAGCAACGACTGCGGCATGATAGCCAGAGCCCGTTCCAATTTCAAGAACTTTATCGCCTTCTTTTAAATCAAGGGCATCACATATTATGGCAACCATATGAATTGCTGAAATTGTTTGACCATGCCCGATATTTAATGGTGTGT
The window above is part of the Methanococcus aeolicus Nankai-3 genome. Proteins encoded here:
- a CDS encoding protein-L-isoaspartate O-methyltransferase — translated: MTIKKMEAIVKGLINAGYLKNKMVSKALLTVPRHEFIPAELHDYAYVDTPLNIGHGQTISAIHMVAIICDALDLKEGDKVLEIGTGSGYHAAVVAEIVGKNGQVITIERIPELAEKAESTLKKLGYTNVKVICGNGTLGSSEFAPYDKIYLTASGPDIPNSLIEQLKKGGKLVAPVGLYIQDLILLEKKNGNIIKKNLGAVAFVPLIGKNGWHNEY
- the pdxS gene encoding pyridoxal 5'-phosphate synthase lyase subunit PdxS translates to MKKIGTELLKRGFAKMVKHGVVMDVTNPEQARIAEDAGAAAVMALERVPADIRAEGGVSRMSDPEMILEIKDEVSIPVMAKARIGHFVEAQALESLGIDMVDESEVLTPADEIHHIDKNAFDIPFVCGARNLGEALRRIDEGAAMIRTKGEAGTGDVIEAVKHMRAVNEGIAKVVGYYEMGCDRELVQMARNELKVPMDLVYEVAELKRLPVVNFAAGGIATPADAALMMQLGCDGVFVGSGIFKSGNPEERARAIVEATYNYDKPDVIAEVSKNLGEAMVGINVDAIPEKELLAKRGI